A stretch of the Nicotiana tabacum cultivar K326 chromosome 6, ASM71507v2, whole genome shotgun sequence genome encodes the following:
- the LOC107821462 gene encoding uncharacterized protein LOC107821462, whose product MRSQSNFEVLSTNQENHQDVFSLPIQLPSLEFSGYSGHHAIDYQYDLSIQEFDANPFMEFTLDDPLYSSFYSTPLQCLTPAAGELYYGDLGNGFGLSDELGSGNNQLLLCDKNQEIIITNDHVEEIKKKEKDSRQIEEINSTRMLSRETISKYFYMPITQAAKELNIGLTLLKKRCRELGIRRWPHRKLMSLQTLIKNVKELEKGGGSGMEQKLKDVIKLLEEEKKMLEEVPDMELEEKTKRLRQACFKANYKRRKLMSMTELQASFGSYCNSNPAVGIGYGHREEEDDDYDDEEIKSLLADCFSSSSPTLHE is encoded by the exons ATGAGAAGTCAGTCAAACTTTGAAGTACTGAGTACTAACCAAGAAAATCATCAAGACGTATTCTCTCTTCCTATCCAACTTCCTTCCCTTGAATTCAG TGGATATTCAGGACACCACGCTATCGATTATCAGTATGATTTGTCTATTCAAGAATTTGATGCTAATCCCTTCATGGAATTTACTCTCGACGATCCCTTGTATTCATCTTTCTATAGTACACCACTCCAGTGCCTAACACCAG CCGCAGGAGAGTTATATTATGGCGATCTAGGAAATGGTTTTGGATTAAGTGACGAGCTTGGAAGTGGGAACAATCAACTATTGTTATGTGATAAAAATCAAGAGATAATCATAACAAATGATCATGttgaggaaataaagaaaaaagagaaggattCAAGGCAAATAGAGGAGATTAATAGTACAAGAATGTTGTCTCGAGAAACCATTTCCAAGTACTTTTATATGCCTATAACACAAGCAGCCAAAGAACTCAATATTGGGTTGACATTATTGAAGAAAAGATGTAGGGAGTTGGGAATTCGAAGGTGGCCTCATCGGAAGTTGATGAGTCTTCAAACACTAATCAAGAATGTTAAG GAACTGGAAAAGGGGGGAGGAAGTGGTATggagcaaaagttgaaggatgtGATAAAGCTTTTGGAGGAAGAGAAGAAGATGTTGGAAGAAGTACCAGACATGGAACTTGAGGAGAAAACAAAGAGATTGAGGCAAGCTTGTTTCAAGGCTAACTACAAGAGGAGAAAGCTGATGAGTATGACAGAATTACAGGCTTCCTTCGGCAGTTACTGCAATAGTAACCCAGCTGTTGGTATTGGTTATGGCCATAGGGAGGAGGAAGATGATGATTATGATGATGAAGAGATTAAGTCTCTACTCGCTGACTGTTTCTCTTCAAGTAGCCCAACGCTGCATGAGTGA